The Saccharomonospora cyanea NA-134 genome includes a region encoding these proteins:
- the ftsX gene encoding permease-like cell division protein FtsX: MRASFVLSEVITGLRRNVTMTIAMILTTAISLGMFGGGLLFVRTIDKMKANYLDDVQVTIYLNEEVSSSDATCASDTCTTLRQSLETNPGVESVIYENRDQAYKRFQEIFAGQPELVELARPESLPSSLHVKLVNPERSDVLVQEYSAMEGVDHVDDQNKFLERFFDILNAGRNGTFIIALIAAFAAVLLIANTIQVSAFTRRTEVGIMRLVGATRWYTQLPFLLEAVVAGVLGAVIGTGGLVALKYLVLDSIIGATGSVIPQIELVEILAWVSPILLGTSILISAVTGYATLRLYVRH, translated from the coding sequence ATGCGTGCCAGCTTCGTCTTGAGCGAGGTCATCACCGGCCTTCGCCGGAACGTCACGATGACCATCGCGATGATCCTCACCACGGCCATCTCGCTCGGGATGTTCGGCGGTGGTCTGCTGTTCGTCCGCACGATCGACAAGATGAAGGCGAACTACCTCGACGACGTCCAGGTGACGATCTATCTGAACGAGGAGGTCAGTTCGAGCGACGCCACGTGTGCGTCCGACACGTGCACCACGTTGCGGCAGTCGCTGGAGACGAATCCGGGCGTCGAGTCGGTGATCTACGAGAACCGGGACCAGGCCTACAAGCGGTTCCAGGAGATCTTCGCGGGGCAGCCGGAGCTCGTCGAGCTGGCCCGTCCCGAGTCGCTGCCCTCGTCGCTGCACGTGAAGCTCGTCAATCCCGAGCGTAGTGACGTACTCGTGCAGGAGTACTCCGCGATGGAGGGTGTCGACCACGTCGACGACCAGAACAAGTTCCTCGAACGATTCTTCGACATCCTCAACGCGGGACGGAACGGTACGTTCATCATCGCGTTGATCGCCGCGTTCGCGGCCGTGCTGCTCATCGCGAACACCATCCAGGTCTCGGCGTTCACCCGGCGCACCGAAGTGGGCATCATGCGTCTCGTCGGTGCCACCCGGTGGTACACGCAGTTGCCGTTCCTCCTGGAGGCGGTGGTCGCCGGTGTGCTGGGCGCGGTCATCGGCACGGGCGGCCTGGTCGCGTTGAAGTACCTGGTGCTCGACTCGATCATCGGGGCGACGGGGTCCGTCATTCCCCAGATCGAGCTGGTGGAGATCCTCGCCTGGGTGTCGCCCATACTGCTCGGCACGTCGATACTGATCTCGGCGGTCACGGGTTACGCGACGTTGCGCCTGTACGTGCGGCACTAA
- the smpB gene encoding SsrA-binding protein SmpB, whose translation MAKEVGQKVIASNRRARHDYTIIDTYEAGVALVGTEVKSLRAGKASLADSFATVDDGEVFLRGLHIPEYSHGTWTNHEPRRTRKLLLHRKEIEKLIGKTKESGLSLVPLSLYFRDGKVKVELALAKGRKAHDKRQAIAKRDAQREMARAMGRAAKGKYRR comes from the coding sequence ATGGCGAAGGAAGTCGGTCAGAAGGTGATCGCGTCGAACCGGCGTGCCCGGCACGACTACACGATCATCGACACCTACGAGGCCGGAGTGGCGCTCGTGGGTACGGAGGTGAAGAGCCTGCGCGCGGGCAAGGCGTCGCTGGCCGACTCGTTCGCGACCGTGGACGACGGCGAGGTGTTCCTGCGGGGCCTGCACATCCCGGAGTACTCGCACGGCACGTGGACCAACCACGAGCCGCGGCGGACGCGCAAGCTCCTGCTGCACCGCAAGGAGATCGAGAAGCTGATCGGCAAGACGAAGGAGTCCGGTCTCAGCCTCGTGCCGCTCTCGCTGTACTTCAGGGACGGCAAGGTCAAGGTCGAGTTGGCGTTGGCGAAGGGCCGCAAGGCGCACGACAAGCGGCAGGCCATCGCCAAGCGCGACGCGCAGCGCGAGATGGCGCGCGCGATGGGACGGGCGGCGAAGGGCAAGTACCGCCGTTGA
- the ftsE gene encoding cell division ATP-binding protein FtsE has product MIRLESVSKVYKTSSRPALADVSVDVDKGEFVFLIGPSGSGKSTFLRLLLREEVPSQGRVMVSNFDVAKLPRRKVPRLRQTIGCVFQDFRLLTNKTVAENVAFALEVIGKPKKTIDRVVPEVLELVGLDGKSDRMPHELSGGEQQRVAIARAFVNRPLVLLADEPTGNLDPDTSQDIMLLLERINRTGTTVLMATHDHSIVDSMRRRVVELDHGRVVRDDRRGVYGVSR; this is encoded by the coding sequence GTGATCCGGCTTGAGAGTGTCTCCAAGGTCTACAAGACCTCTTCACGTCCTGCGCTCGCAGACGTCTCGGTCGACGTGGACAAGGGTGAGTTCGTCTTCCTCATCGGCCCCTCGGGTTCGGGGAAGTCGACGTTCCTGCGGCTTCTGCTGCGGGAGGAGGTACCCAGCCAGGGCCGGGTGATGGTGTCGAACTTCGACGTCGCCAAGTTGCCCCGGCGCAAGGTGCCCCGACTGCGGCAGACGATCGGCTGCGTGTTCCAGGACTTCCGGCTGCTGACCAACAAGACCGTGGCGGAGAACGTCGCGTTCGCCCTCGAAGTGATCGGCAAGCCGAAGAAGACCATCGACAGGGTCGTCCCCGAGGTCCTGGAGCTGGTCGGCCTGGACGGCAAGTCGGATCGGATGCCTCACGAGCTGTCCGGCGGTGAGCAGCAGCGCGTCGCGATCGCGCGGGCGTTCGTGAACCGTCCCCTGGTCCTGCTCGCCGACGAGCCCACCGGGAACCTGGACCCCGACACGAGTCAGGACATCATGCTCCTGCTGGAGCGCATCAACCGCACCGGAACGACGGTGCTCATGGCCACCCACGACCACTCGATCGTCGACTCCATGCGCCGTCGGGTCGTCGAACTGGATCACGGGCGCGTGGTCCGCGACGACCGGCGCGGCGTGTACGGCGTCAGCCGCTGA